The window CATTTTGTTAGAAAGTTCCCCTATTGTCATGTCACCATCTTCAAAAAGCCATTGCAATGCAACAAATTGTGGAGGTGTAATCGTGTAATTACTTAGGATTTCTCGTCCCTTTTGTTTTATTATTCCTGATATGTAGCGCAGATCTTTTTCGACCTCAGCGAAAACTTCCTGCTGACCCATCTCATCTACTTTCATTTCATCCATCTCCCATTTGCACTTTGACGATTCGGACTTTTCCTCTTATTTTCTACCTTTTACAAAAAAATTTCAAGCAACAATAATAGGCAAATGGTGAAAATCATCGGCCTATTGTCACTTGATAGATCATAAATATGTTAACCGGCCACCTTTACTTACGGGTAGCCGGTCTTCATTAAAGTTCTAGCTCTCCCATACGAAGGAGCTCTACAACAGCTTGCGAGCGCCCCTTTACGCCAAGCTTTTGCATGGCATTCGAAATATGATTTCGAACTGTCTTTTCGCTTATGAATAATTCACCAGCAATTTCTTTTGTTGTTTTATCTTGGACTAACAGTTCGAATACTTCTCTTTCTCGTTTGGTGAGTAATGGCTTGTGAGTATATTCTTTCTCTTTCAAGTACTGTAACCCTCCTTGCCTTCGCCAGCTATGAACCGCGGGGTGGGTATATATTTAGTCACCATATCATATGTGAGTAAAAGTTATCTAGTGACTACAATTCCTTGATGGAGAAAGCTTTTTAAGAAGAACATCACAACTTTATCGCCCGATTTTTGCTAATCATTTTAAAACCCTTTTCCAAAATCGGAAAAGGGCTTGTTTAAATTTATTAAATTTGGTCGCTTCCAAAGAAATTACGGAATGATGCGAACGTTGTTTCACGATTCAATGATGCAATTGAAGTAGTTAATGGAATACCCTTCGGGCAGGATTGAACGCAGTTTTGCGAATTACCGCAATTCGTTAATCCACCTTCACCCATGATGGCATCTAAACGTTCAGACCGATTCATTTCACCTGTTGGATGAGCATTAAATAAACGAACCTGTGATAACGGTGCTGGACCGATAAAGTTTGACTTACTATTCACATTTGGACACGCTTCTAAACATACACCACAAGTCATACATTTAGATAACTCATAAGCCCATTGACGTTTCTTTTCAGGCATACGTGGTCCTGGTCCTAAATCATACGTTCCATCAATCGGAATCCATGCCTTAACCTTTTTCAAGGAATCAAACATCCGACTACGATCTACCTGTAAGTCACGAACGATTGGGAATGTGCGCATTGGCTCTAATCGAACTGGTTGTTCCAGTTGATCGATTAGCGCTGTACATGATTGGCGTGGTTTACCATTAATCACCATTGAACACGCACCACAAACTTCTTCTAAACAGTTCATGTCCCATGCAATCGGAGTTGTTTTTTCTCCTTTTACATTTGTCGGATTACGACGAATTTCCATTAACGAGGAAATTACGTTCATATTCGGACGATAAGGAATGACAAATTCTTCCTGATAGGGGGCAGAATTAGGACCATCTTGTCGAGTGATAACAAAACGAACTGTTTTCTGTTCAGACATGTTTAATTCTCCCCTTTCTTCTTAGAATAGTCTCGTTTACGAGGTTTGATCAAAGAAACATCAACCTCTTGATAGCTAATTTTCGGAGCAGAATTTGCATCAACAAAATCCGCCATAGTCGTTTTTAAGAAGTTCTCATCATCACGATTTGGAAAATCAGGTTTGTAATGAGCTCCGCGGCTTTCATTACGATTTAAAGCACCAAGTGTAATAACACGAGCAAGTTGAAGCATATTATCCAATTGACGCGTAAATGCCGCACCTTGGTTGCTCCATTTAGCTGTATCATTAATATTAATGTTTTTAGCGCGTTCCATAAGCTCTTGGATTTTATCATCTGTTTTTTGCAATCTATCATTATAACGAACAACCGTAACATTCTCAGTCATCCATTCCCCAAGCTCTTTATGAAGAACATAAGCATTTTCAGTTCCATTTAGTGACATGACGTTGTTCCACTTTTCTTCTTCTTGTTTCACATAACGATCAAATAAAGAAGAAGGTAGAGAATCCGCACTCTTTTCCAAACCGTTGATATATTTCAATGCATTAGGACCAGCTACCATACCACCATAAATGGCTGATAATAACGAGTTAGCTCCTAAACGGTTACCACCGTGTTGAGAGTAATCACATTCACCTGCAGCAAATAAACCAGGAATATTGGTCATTTGGTTGTAATCAACCCATAATCCACCCATTGAATAATGAACGGCTGGATAGATTTTCATAGGCAATTTATGTGGATCTTCACCAGTGAATTTTTCATAAATTTCTATGATACCACCAAGCTTAACATCAAGTTCATGTGGATCTTTATGTGAAAGATCCAAATACACCATGTTCTCACCATTGACACCTAGCTTTTGATTTACGCAGACATCGAAAATTTCACGAGTAGCAATATCCCGTGGAACAAGGTTTCCGTATGCTGGGTATTTTTCTTCTAAGAAATACCAAGGTTTACCATCTTTGTAAGTCCAAACACGACCGCCTTCTCCCCGTGCAGACTCACTCATAAGACGAAGCTTGTCATCACCAGGAATTGCAGTTGGATGAATTTGAATAAATTCTCCATTTGAATAAGTAACCCCTTGTTGATACACGATTGAAGCAGCAGACCCTGTATTAATAACAGAGTTAGTAGATTTACCGAAGATAATCCCCGGTCCACCTGTTGCAAGAATCACAGCATCAGCTGCAAATGATTTAATTTCCATTGATTGTAAATTTTGAACAACGACTCCACGGCAAACACCATCATCATCGATTACAGTACCAAGGAACTCCCAGCCTTCACGCTTGGTAACGAGTCCTGCTACTTCATAGCTTCTAACTTGCTCATCAAGTGCATATAATAACTGTTGCCCTGTTGTTGCTCCAGCGAACGCTGTACGGTGATGCTGTGTTCCACCAAAACGGCGGAAATCTAGTAATCCTTCAGGCGTACGGTTAAACATTACTCCCATCCGATCAAACAAATGGATGATTCCTGGTGCTGCATCGCACATCGCTTTT of the Bacillus sp. 1NLA3E genome contains:
- the sdhA gene encoding succinate dehydrogenase flavoprotein subunit codes for the protein MSKGKVIIVGGGLAGLMATIKVAESGTPVELFSLVPVKRSHSVCAQGGINGAVNTKGEGDSPYVHFDDTVYGGDFLANQPPVKAMCDAAPGIIHLFDRMGVMFNRTPEGLLDFRRFGGTQHHRTAFAGATTGQQLLYALDEQVRSYEVAGLVTKREGWEFLGTVIDDDGVCRGVVVQNLQSMEIKSFAADAVILATGGPGIIFGKSTNSVINTGSAASIVYQQGVTYSNGEFIQIHPTAIPGDDKLRLMSESARGEGGRVWTYKDGKPWYFLEEKYPAYGNLVPRDIATREIFDVCVNQKLGVNGENMVYLDLSHKDPHELDVKLGGIIEIYEKFTGEDPHKLPMKIYPAVHYSMGGLWVDYNQMTNIPGLFAAGECDYSQHGGNRLGANSLLSAIYGGMVAGPNALKYINGLEKSADSLPSSLFDRYVKQEEEKWNNVMSLNGTENAYVLHKELGEWMTENVTVVRYNDRLQKTDDKIQELMERAKNININDTAKWSNQGAAFTRQLDNMLQLARVITLGALNRNESRGAHYKPDFPNRDDENFLKTTMADFVDANSAPKISYQEVDVSLIKPRKRDYSKKKGEN
- the sdhB gene encoding succinate dehydrogenase iron-sulfur subunit; the encoded protein is MSEQKTVRFVITRQDGPNSAPYQEEFVIPYRPNMNVISSLMEIRRNPTNVKGEKTTPIAWDMNCLEEVCGACSMVINGKPRQSCTALIDQLEQPVRLEPMRTFPIVRDLQVDRSRMFDSLKKVKAWIPIDGTYDLGPGPRMPEKKRQWAYELSKCMTCGVCLEACPNVNSKSNFIGPAPLSQVRLFNAHPTGEMNRSERLDAIMGEGGLTNCGNSQNCVQSCPKGIPLTTSIASLNRETTFASFRNFFGSDQI
- the gerE gene encoding spore germination transcription factor GerE, coding for MKEKEYTHKPLLTKREREVFELLVQDKTTKEIAGELFISEKTVRNHISNAMQKLGVKGRSQAVVELLRMGELEL